A genomic stretch from Enterobacter oligotrophicus includes:
- a CDS encoding Gfo/Idh/MocA family protein: protein MLNVAIVGTGNISHNHIQGYLQFGQRCRIVALVDIYPEKAEEKKARYGLTEARVYESHQQMLAAEPELDIVDVCTPPYVHAEISIDALHAGCHVLCEKPMAASLEECDAMIAAQQASGKILSIIAQNRFTDAFWRLKAALDSGLAGNICHAQVDSFWWRGDCYYDLWWRGTWEKEGGGCTLNHAVHHIDAIQWMLGFPSEVVAMMTNVAHDNAEVEDLSAAIFKYPGGALTQLTASVVHHGEDQKIIIQGDKARISAPWQAFASVSADNGFPQETHDLQREALLNAVFHETPKLTWTLHTGQINDLLQAIERRTAPLVDGVQGKRSLELITAIYKSAITRSVVSLPIDRSDPFYRTGGTNALAPRFYEKSASVANFSEVGAIPLGKDLDRGM, encoded by the coding sequence ATGTTAAATGTCGCTATCGTGGGAACAGGGAATATCTCGCATAACCATATTCAGGGCTATTTGCAGTTTGGTCAGCGCTGCCGGATTGTCGCGCTGGTGGATATCTACCCGGAAAAAGCAGAAGAGAAAAAAGCACGCTATGGCCTGACGGAAGCCCGCGTGTATGAGAGCCACCAGCAGATGCTGGCCGCAGAGCCAGAACTTGATATCGTCGATGTCTGCACGCCGCCCTACGTACACGCAGAAATCAGTATCGACGCGCTCCACGCCGGTTGCCATGTGCTGTGCGAAAAACCGATGGCAGCCTCGCTGGAAGAGTGCGACGCGATGATTGCGGCACAGCAGGCGAGCGGAAAGATTCTCTCGATCATTGCGCAGAACCGTTTTACCGACGCATTCTGGCGCTTAAAAGCGGCGCTGGATTCCGGGCTGGCGGGCAATATTTGCCACGCGCAGGTGGATTCGTTCTGGTGGCGCGGGGACTGCTATTACGACCTGTGGTGGCGCGGTACCTGGGAAAAAGAGGGGGGCGGCTGCACGCTCAACCATGCGGTACACCATATCGACGCCATCCAGTGGATGCTTGGCTTCCCGTCTGAAGTGGTGGCGATGATGACCAACGTGGCGCATGACAACGCCGAGGTGGAAGATCTCAGCGCCGCCATTTTCAAATACCCCGGCGGCGCGCTCACCCAACTGACCGCCTCGGTGGTGCATCACGGCGAAGATCAGAAAATCATTATTCAGGGCGATAAAGCGCGTATCTCTGCGCCGTGGCAGGCGTTTGCCAGCGTCAGCGCCGATAACGGTTTCCCGCAAGAGACCCACGACCTGCAACGTGAAGCCTTACTTAACGCCGTTTTTCATGAGACCCCGAAACTCACCTGGACGCTGCACACCGGGCAGATTAACGACCTGCTGCAGGCTATCGAGCGCCGTACCGCCCCGCTGGTGGACGGCGTACAGGGCAAGCGTTCGCTGGAACTGATTACCGCTATCTATAAATCGGCCATTACCCGCAGCGTGGTGTCGCTACCGATTGACCGCAGCGATCCGTTTTACCGTACCGGCGGGACTAACGCCCTCGCCCCCCGTTTTTATGAGAAATCCGCAAGCGTCGCCAACTTTAGCGAAGTGGGCGCAATCCCTCTCGGCAAAGATCTGGATCGAGGAATGTAA
- a CDS encoding Gfo/Idh/MocA family protein, with protein MEKVRFGIIGIGNIGTVHARYLLAGTVSDACLTAVCDNAPEKHAAIRQLVGSVPLFSDAQEMLQSGLIDAVIVATPHYDHPRLSMLAMRNGIHTLCEKPAGVYTAQVQEMNACARECDVVFGIMYNQRPNPLYQKVKDLIDSGELGEIRRSNWIITNWYRSQSYYNSGGWRATWKGEGGGVLLNQDPHQLDLWQWLVGMPIRLRAFCQFGKHRDIEVEDEVTAYAEYANGATGVFITTVAETPGTNRLEIVGDRGKVVVEAGKLRYWRLRESETAFNARWQNGFGEPECWEVSIPVAPEYSEHHVITANFCAAVLRGESLIAPGLEGIRGLTLSNAMHLSTWTDDWVELPLNEKQYLRLLQQRIATSVDKETISRTLDASGTW; from the coding sequence TGGCATTATTGGTATAGGTAATATCGGTACGGTCCACGCGCGCTATTTACTGGCGGGGACCGTCAGTGACGCCTGTCTGACGGCGGTTTGCGATAATGCACCGGAAAAGCACGCTGCCATTCGCCAACTGGTGGGCTCCGTTCCTCTTTTCAGCGACGCGCAGGAGATGCTCCAGAGCGGGCTTATCGACGCGGTCATTGTCGCGACGCCCCATTACGACCACCCGCGCCTGTCGATGCTGGCAATGCGTAACGGCATCCACACCCTGTGTGAGAAACCGGCGGGCGTTTATACGGCGCAGGTGCAGGAGATGAACGCCTGCGCGCGCGAATGCGACGTGGTGTTTGGCATCATGTATAACCAGCGCCCTAACCCGCTTTATCAGAAGGTTAAAGATCTGATCGACAGCGGCGAGCTGGGCGAGATCCGTCGCTCTAACTGGATCATTACCAACTGGTATCGCTCGCAAAGCTACTACAACTCCGGCGGCTGGCGCGCCACCTGGAAAGGCGAAGGCGGCGGTGTGCTGCTCAATCAGGACCCGCATCAGCTCGATCTCTGGCAATGGCTGGTGGGCATGCCGATCCGTCTGCGTGCGTTTTGCCAGTTCGGTAAGCATCGCGATATCGAAGTGGAAGACGAAGTGACCGCCTATGCGGAGTACGCCAACGGTGCGACAGGCGTGTTTATTACCACCGTCGCAGAAACACCGGGAACCAACCGTCTGGAGATTGTGGGCGATCGCGGCAAAGTGGTCGTTGAAGCGGGCAAACTGCGCTACTGGCGGTTGCGTGAATCAGAGACTGCATTTAATGCCCGCTGGCAGAACGGCTTTGGTGAGCCCGAATGCTGGGAGGTGTCCATTCCGGTTGCGCCTGAATATAGCGAACATCACGTCATTACCGCCAATTTCTGCGCCGCCGTACTGCGCGGTGAGTCGCTGATTGCGCCAGGTCTGGAAGGTATCCGCGGGCTGACGCTGTCCAATGCCATGCACCTTTCCACCTGGACGGACGACTGGGTTGAGCTGCCGCTGAACGAAAAACAGTATCTGCGCCTGCTCCAGCAGCGCATCGCTACCTCTGTTGATAAAGAGACAATAAGCCGAACGCTGGATGCCTCAGGCACCTGGTAA